GATGTGTCAAAGTTTGATTCCACGCTTTCTCGGTTAAGTGCAACCAGGCTGAAGGGAGTCTCATCCCAGGAGACCCAGGAGTCCCAGGAGACCGAAGGGGATAGCAGTGTACGCCAAATTCCCCGTGCCCCCATAAAAAATTGCCTTCTCATCGATATCTCTCCAGATCTCTCTACTCCCAACATTTTAATTTGTCCCTCCTCCCTATTGTGTACCTCCCCCTTCAATGAGGGGATTTACTCATTCTTTTCAATCGCAATAATTGTTCATTGTCAGTTGGCGTGTTCAGTTCTTCTCTAATTTGTGAAAGCATCGCCGTGCAGTTTCCCGGGGCAGTTTGTAACCTTTGTACTGCACGAAGAGCAAACTCTTGTGGAGAAAGATTTTCCTACCTCAAGGACAACGAAAAGTTCGTTTTTCAGTAGGTCAGCCCACTTTGGTAACGTTTCTTCTTTTCTGGTAGGCACAACAAACACGTTTTCCAAACTTATCCATCCACTCGTAAAATTGCCGAACTGTGTTTTGAAACAACAACCGCACTTCTACAATTTATCTGAAGCGCTTGGCACTTTTGTCTTTCTGCCTCTTCGAGGAGCAGGCACAGGCTTTGTTGTCGTACTGCCACTTCCACTCATTTTTGATCCTCCACTATGTATACAACATTTCACTATATACACTACACTGGAAAACTTGAACTGTTTACAGACTTCACAAAAGTTGGTGAAATCTCTGTAAAATGTCTAGATTTCCTTTGTAAATTACGAACTCTGTAAATGCGCGCATTCACAGAGATTTTGTAACCCCGTAAAAAGTCTGTAAATTTTAACACATTTTCTTCACTATGATTGCATGAAATGTGAATATATATAATCTTACTAAAATATctgtaaatttgttttaaaatttacagagattttaagctaaaaacaacaaatgtcCATGAAATCTCTTTACTCTCTCTGTAAACCTGTAAACATAAAATCTCCATGTTATCTCTGTAAAAAGTGAGCGAAAAAAAAGTGCATGAAATGTCTGTAAAATGTATGCCAAAAGAACTACACAAAATCTTAAGGTAAAGTACatgaaatgtttgtaaaatgtAAATGTTTGATCGTTCAAAATCTGAGCAAAATGTTAATGTTTTCTCTGTAAATAAAGTGCGTAAAATGGGACTTGTCAACAATGGATAGTgggaaatattaataaaatccctataaaaagtaaataaaacttTGCATAAAATGTTAGTAAAATGACCACAAATAAAGCAGACAAAATGTCAAAAAGGAGTTCATATGATATCAGTAAATGTATATGATTTTATTGCAAATATAAATCCATGTAAAAGTAATGTGTATATAACATGTCCTTTCAATAGAATCTCAACTGTTGCTACAGTTGCCTGATAAAGCATAACGGATAGTTAAGTTTAGTAATAGCGAATAATAGTTattgcggttttttttttcattaagacTGTAAAAACAGTTTGGAACAAGAAAACAGTCAAAACTGTAacaaactgaaataaataatttttctctTAATCACTATAATTTAATCTAGGGGAAATAATTCTTAAAAAGGTATGAAAAATACATGAATTTGATTACCTGAGTATTCcaataataaaacttttttctttcatgggAATAGTACTATATAGCAGATTTAAAATAAACCATCatctaagtaagtaagtaattatCAAATAGCCACATGTAATAAACCTACTCCAATAATATGCTCATACAAATCTGATTGTATTCATTTTGATATATTatgtttataaatattttacagAACCCATGAAATAGACAGATCACTACACACTGCAAAACTATAGTTCCATTAAATTCTTCTGTTCACTATACTCATTTATACTCACTTTTTGTTTGATACTGTTTCACGGGTTTAGTACAATTAATCTACATATGTGTGTACAGTGAATCCTCAATTCTTTTTCATGTTTCCTCCTAAAAGTCAActtaattctttgaaaaaatcacGAGCAAAATATAACTATAATTTATTACTTCCTAAAAAATGGATTACTCAGCAAGTACTAGGTTATCTTTGGCAATCACTTTGGTTTAATCTTTTCTCATGACTTTACCCTTGCCAAAAAGTTCTTTACCTAGTAGTATCACTAATGATTCTTTGCCatagacttagagttttctttgtggcaaattttctacagcacggttagaggtcttaccaaattttaagacacgcaggaatctttcagatgagtacaaTGGTTAACTTGGagtggatttcaattcaagagcctttgactcgtccaggtgttaaacctgacgagaagatgagcatttgctcttcgactccgcaacacgggggatatacaaattccagttTGCTAGatggtgatgtgaaagtgagaaaatgtcatgcagtgctattcttaacaaactgtatgagccgaatatggatgtgattttgaccattcgcttcaaaataacagcggaaatcgagataacaaaacatatgttttgtgtcctactttgcagacgaggacgtgtatcggcgttttgaaaattaatcataattatgttctttcattcccgtgagttctttctatagactgatagtaattattctagtactttccaacatgtaaataggacattcaatgtcattttcgattcttttaagtctcactgcctaactaatgccagtatcaacagaatgtgctgCAGCATTACtgtcttttagataccctagttacactgtaagttaaaaaaataatggcttCATTTATTCATTACAATCAGCTGTAGTtatttaacaacaaaataaggAATTTAAGTGAAACTAACGGAATGAAGGTCCAAATATCAGACAAACGTTTTTCTTTGAACACAATCCAAAAAACTACATATTAATGGTAAACCTCTTGTGAAAATGTCCATACTAAATAGAGGTTCATGCTGTATTTACAACCAGTTCAAATACTCTCATTACATCGTGAAGTCATTACAAGGTACAACAGGCTACTTGACGCTAATAGAACGGTCTTACAAAGCTACAATAACAACTGATTTGTATGTAAGAATCTAAGTCAACAAAGTCGATTTACAACAGTACTGTGCTTAAAATATGACAATATGTGTAGTAAACGTTCCAGAACCACGAGTTAAGTCACTATTTACAGTATGTGTCTCTTTGTCTTTGCATCCAAAATCCAGTGGGAAATGGCAGGACCAGGACAGTATTCCTTGGTGGAAACATCAGAGGAACGAACCCTCATTAAATCTACCAAGCTTCCTTGTGAGATTCGTGTACATACATTACTCTTAAGCTGGTTCATGGCCGAGAAGCTCCTTTCACAATTGGCTGTGGATGGTGACAACGTCATCATAAGGTCAACAAGTACGAGGCAGTCTTTCACGTCATCAGGCGTTGAAGCTAGAAGGTTTGCGAAAACATCAACTGGATTGTTTGCCTTTTGTTTGCTGAGTCTGGTACGCAGCATGGGCCACTGGTCAAGGatgttttccttctctttctcAGTAAGGAGGTACCCAAAGTACTGAACAAGGGAACGAATTTCATTATGCCCATAGGTCGCTAGGGTCTGTGGCATCTCTTGTGGGTCGAATATTCTGAACAAGCTGTAGGGTTTCTCCCGAAGATTTTCAAACCTTGTCTTCAAGTAATTCAGGATCTCCGTAAGAAAAGTGTCAAACTGTTGATCAAGCATATTGCCTGCATTTGTCAGTTTTAGTTGGTGTCCTTTGTCCTTGCCACACATGAACACTGCCGTTTCCTCAGAATAACTCTTCACAAACTTTCTGTAATGAGCTCCCCTTTGCAGCTTCAACTTCTTTAACATGGTCATGGTCGTCTCTAGTTTGGCAACTACGTCTGTTGTGCAAAGTTTATCCTGTATGATTTACTCAGCTCTGACAAAATCTTCATGACATCCAACAAGAATTGCAGGTGTTTGACAACTTCTCGGACAGAAATTGTTTCAGAATTCCCTTGGCACGTGCCCCATCTTCACCAGTGGATCCTGTTTTATGCTGCAGGTGCATAACAGTTGTGACATAGTGCTTCTCCAAGGCAGTAATAGCGCGGTATCTGCTTGCCAGCCACCTGGTCTTCTGCAGACCGCTGTAATAGACCGCATCTTCATCGATTATATTGGCAATCTCATTAACCTCTCTTCGTCGTTTTGGAGAACAATAATAAAACTTGTATACCTCTTTAGCTGTGTCCTCAAATGTTGGAAGGTAAGGGCACCTCTTCACAGCATCAAGTACAGCCAGTTCCAGTTTGTGAGCTACACAGGGGATGATGCATATTGGGTGACTAACTTTATCCTCCAGCTTCTTACTCACTCCACCCTTTGCCCCAATCATAACATTGGCCCCATCAAAATTGCAGCCTACTAACTTTTCACTCAACACACTTTCATCGACCTGTACAGCTTCAAGTCCTTTAGTAATAGCATCTGTTATACCTGTAGCATTGGCAGACTGAAGAGAGACAAGGTCAGAAAACTGTGTCGAATTGAATCAGTATAACGTACAAAAACAGTCAACTGCTCTGTGACACTCTTGTCTGTGGCACCATCTGCCAAAACACACAGAAACATGGCATCCCTGATTTCCTTTGCATACTTCTCCTGTTCAATTGCAGCAATGCTGGACACAAACtctttacatttaatttcaTTGCGGTAATTATTTCCCATATCTAGACCATTCTTCTCTTGAAGATCACACAAACCAGTGAATTTTTTGAATGCGAGACCTTCCTTTGCCACATAATGAGCAGTATTGAACAATTTTTCCATTCTTGATTTGGTTTCGTCATCCCGCTTTGCAGATACTGTCTTCATCATTGTTGCAAGGGGTTTGTCTGCATTTTCTTTGTCAACTTTCCATTTGTTCAAGCACTTTCCATGGTCGCTAGATATGTCACGGGACTGGAGACTTTGTACGCGATATTTTCCAAAACCACCAGCACCTTTGGAAAGGGGACTTGATTTATCACAAATGTTTGGATAAGCACGGCATACCTAAATGAAAATCTCAGTTGTCAACAGCTATAACAATGAACTGGTTTAAACAAATCCTGGTAACATGTTACTCAATTGTGAACACAATTACAGCTCTATTTGAAAGGTTATATATGACGCCTGATGATAAGTTCCATAATTCATAAACAACTCTGTATTAAGGGGTTAACCAGAGGTCTCGTAAGGTAGAGGCTAGCGGTATGCTAGGGCTGTGGCTTTCCACGAAAGAGAATTTCTGTCATTAGCAATAGTCTACGGTATTGCACAGTATTGATTGTAGTTTACACTTTGTGATAGTGCCTTTGATTATTAAAAATTGTGCAAGCTTGACCTAAACACAAAGACTGACTGAAATCAAATTCTTTTATTGCACCTCACATACCTTGCAAAGCATTACATCGTTGATGGAATCATGCTCAACCCAAGGATACACTTCTTTCCAGTGGGCCTGAAAGACGCACTCCCTCTTCATTTCATACTtctcttttcttgttttgtcattcctttcttttccttgtgGTGAAGCTTTTAACTgcgctttctctttttttcttttttttttttcgttaatgACTAAATCAAGGTCCATTGGTTGTTCTTCCTTTCTGATGATTGTCTCTGGGCAATGTACTTCAATTTCACAAGCGCTTGAATCTTTCGATTTAAGACCATTCGGGCCAAAGTAAAGGGTATACAGGATACGACTTTTAAGATCTTCCCTGTGATCTTCAAGTTCCAAGGAACTCCGACTTAaacaattatcgcccaatttctgtCGTCCCTATAGTAGCTAAGGTGTTGAGCGTATCATCTACGACCAGGTTTACGGTTATcttactgaaaacaatttgatttccagccaacaatctggttttcgttcGCTCCACTCAACTGTTACTGCCTTGTTGGAGGCCACTAACGATTGGGCCTTCAACATTGATAAAGGCAGTGTAAATGCAGTAGTTTTCCTCGACctaaaaaaagctttcgataccgttgaccatacaATTCTTCTGTCTAAATTATTCGAATATGGTATCCGCGGTAACGCTTATGAATGGTTTGGGTCATACCTAGATAATCGCAATCAACAACGTTTCGTAAATGGTTCGCTCTCAAATAGTCAAATTCTCACTTGTGGCATTCCGCAAGGAACAATTCTAGgacctttgctttttattttatacataaatgatcttcctaattgcctgtctaattcagttgcacgtatgtatgccgacgatactcacctgacctttgccagtaacaacatagaaacgatcaatgatgttatgaatcacgacctatccaatgttaatacatggctcactgcaaacaaattgactctcaattcatctaaaactgagttcatgttaattggatCGCGGCAAAGGTTAGGTACTTACGATACTTCCCCTAAACTAATCATAGGTGGTGACCTAATTAAACAAGCTAGCTCGGTCAAATCTCTGGGTGTGCATATAgacgaaaacctttcatggaatatgcacattgaaaaaatagccaagaaaatcgcatcgggcattggaataattaaacgttgtaggccttttgttaatcgaaccacactggagtccgttttcaatgccttagttcaaccgtactttaattactgcagcgaggtctgggggcattgtaacaaaagtctttcaaataagctccaaaagttgcaaaaccgggctgccggtattctaaccttctccagttatgacacaagcgctaatcctcttcttgagcaactcaactggaaacggttggatactcagcgacaaatacaagtggccaccatggtctataaatctatacatggtcttgcgcccgactatcttggttctcttttcactaaatataatccaccttataattcaaggaactctgaaaacaaactagctgttccattgccccgcaccaatttcttgaaaaatagctttagctataatggtgcggttatctggaacagcttgtcccctgaattgcggcaagcaaaatcacttaaatcttttcgaaatggttgtcgcgatttctttgactgaatcgataaaacgcacacggcatctatgtaaagcagaatttctttattttctctatctttactatttaaatttttagatcatgtttataaagattaaagtagattgtaattttttattattattattttatctgatagattaaccgtgtttaaataaaaataaagttcaagttcaaggcAAGGTACATGCTGGTCCAAGGATATTTCGGCAGCTCGGTCACGTACGCTTCACACGATTTGGCTAAGTTGAAGCCAAGCGCAGTGCACACACTTTCAGCCGTTTTTACGGTAACTTTGAGGTCAATTTGTTCCACCACTTTATCATGGTAATACATCCATGCGTCATCATTATCCATCATCAGGCAAGAATGTTGGTTTTGACTTGGATGTTGAATAGCACAACCGTGGCAGCGATTCAGCTTTTCTTCTTGAATGAGTTTGTCAACCGTAGCCGCGTAAGTCAGTTGGAACACATGGCCGGATAAGGCTAGCTACCCTTTGACGTTGGACTTTTTCCAGTTCATCTACTGTCAGAAGCGGTGTAGCGCTCGATTCGACTGTTTCGCATGTTCCgagcaatgttttaaaaaatactggTGCTAGTAATActtttttccttagcaaagcaaTTGCAAGAAGGAAATACTGAAGGGAAAGTGTGCTTTTATGttaaacacataatagattgtttactatccaattagggttaaaagagcccgggcaagtctaggcaagcctattgttcctattgtagtagagtgacgctcattagtaaacttatccacttcattatatatggaggaagacacttaattagtatgcaggaaatgcaaattagtatgcgggaaggcagTGAGCAGGCTTTTATGCCGTTCAAACTATAAAAAATATGGCAACCAACCAGGATGCTTCGTCAAACAAaacagccaatgagcgtctttctaattccggtcaaccaatcaaaacaactatgacatcatagtaccccgggatacatatgacatcatcttccgaaaataaccaaaacctgtcaaaccggttacaCCAACCATAaccgccacaagataaaaatcaaacatgacatcattgataaacccgtcaaactggatatacttaatgagattccactgCAAGTTAATGAGATACCACAGCATTTTTTTCATGAGATCAAGataatagcctatgacgtcacctagttaatgtattcctgtGCACGctgagattcctgcgcaaaaaaGGGGAGTAACAggtccctcctatactactaacAGGACTgtgacaattttattgttttaagtcTCCTGGAAAAGCTTACACTTTCTTTCTTAAAACCAATAAGTTGGGTTATTAAAATAGCATCTGGTTCTAAGCAAATCCCAAATAGCAGGGGCAAAGTAGAGTGAGGAATAAGGTTTAACATGGCTTTTAGTTCATTAATTAGGTTGGATCTCAGGAAatgtttttcattaaaaaattttaaacaaacattTCTATCTTTATATTTGCCCTTATAGCCACTCCAGAAGGTCTCCGTTCctaatattttgtcacttttcacTTCAAGCAAATCTGTCTTAATTATCATGCTTTTAGGAATTTATTCTTCCTTAAAATTACTGCTAGCAGAATAAAGAAGTCTActattttcctcttttgtttTCGTCCATTTATAAAAGTAGCCATTTGCTACTTGCTTGGCACTCTTGCAGTTATTCTCAAGTTCAATTACTTTTCCGTTAACTGTTTTGGCTGCACTGGATTGCAAAAAAGTtgagttttttttctattaatgCGATTCTTCCTTTGTctgctttttctctttttcattccACTCTTGGAGCACTGAACTTGTTGACTGCATGTTGCTTCCACATGGTTTTTCAGCTCAAATGTCTAGAATTAGGCAAACATTGTTTGAAATAGTGaattaattttgaatttggTATCACACAGGTGAGCCAGGTcaaaagagaaagcaaaaaccCACAAGCTGCAGATTATAGCCCAAGCAAGGCTGCCCCAAGTGACAACCTCAGCAAGGAAATTGCCAGAAGGCAAGCAATTAAATCTTGCATTGACAAAACAACCGCTTCTGCTGGAGTTAAGCCTCTCTTTAACCATTGGCAcaccttatttttttcttcaaattcacaGAAAGTCATGTACCCCAGATAAAGGAGAAAGCACTCACACCACAGGCAGACTaccctctgttagtgggggccgttgtcaggattgaaatctgagcaacgatcccttgttatttatagaagaaatacatatgaacaatacggtggctataatttgttccaaagtgcagaatttaaagcaaatgtttcaataaaagtttgaagaaaatgttaactgagtgatgtgtcatgtttttttttgccgtccCGTGCTGTTTTAAGTGCTCTTTTGCGAGATGAATATTTGACCTCGGCGGTTAGAACTAAAGAAGACCGCGACCGTTGGCAGTTCAAAACCACAACCTTGCCCCGGACAGGAATGTTTGTTCGTTCGCGATacgctgattggtggatttgaatcaACGCGCATACCTCAAATGCCTTTGGTTGAGATTTTTGCACCGGTCTTGTTGAGAAAGGTGGTCTTGCAACTACAGGATCGCTTTTCTCgagaaattttggaaggattgagCTCTCGTTCGGATGGGGCATGAATACATATCTAGTGGATCGGGAGCCGGTATTTTCGAGGTAAGAAATTAAATAGTTTGGCATCAGTTCCAGCTTAAATTGGACTGGGTCACGCGCCGGCGGCTGATTGCTGCCtgccttgtctccttctttagttctaaccgccgaggtcaaatattcatctcgcaaaagagcgcttaaaacagcacgggacggcgaaaaaaacatgacacatcactcagttaacattttcttcaaacttttattgaaacatttgctttaaattctgcattttggaacaaattatagccaccgtattgttcatatgtatttctCCTATAAATAACGaaagatcgttgctcagatttcaatcaacaacggcccccactaacagagggtggtctgcctgtgctcACACTAAAAAAACTTAAGTCAACAGTTCAGCTCTCCAAGAGattcaaaacaagaaaataccAAAAACTTCATGTTTTTAGTTGTGTAATTTGGGAGATTTAATACAGATTCTCCGGTCAATGTAAACTTATTTATCATTTtacattcatttttatttgtataaAGCAAGACACGAAGTTAAACTGAACGCCTTACCCTTGTTGGTTTTGCAAACTTGTTCAGCCATGATTTATTTGGGGAGTCATTACTACCTGCTGATCCTGGAGAATCCTAGACATATGAcatgcagaatatatttaagcaTGGCATGCCAAGTCTCCTCTCCAGGCATTAGCAAgaggtgaggggagggggcgaggAGTTATTCACTAGTAAAAGTAAGCATATACAAAAGGGTAGGGAGATCACGTCAAAGTTGTAAACTACATACGttaaaaggggtaccatttctcAATAGAAGGTATAAAATAGGGGTACCTTATCCGTTAAAAATAGTATATAAAAGGGGAAGGGGTTGGGCCTTTGCATTTATAACTTTTCTTGAGGATCTCTCCCATCGGgcttacaagaaaaaaaaaaggaacattacCTTGTTGCCAACAGGAGTTCTCATTCTCTCAATTTCCCGCGAGGTAGTGGCATGCTTTCGGTTTTGACACTTCGGCGAAGACACTTTTTCACGGGCTTCGCCTAGGAGTGAATCCACTTTTCCACGGACTTCCTCTCGGCAACTTGCATGGAGAAACACTTCTCCGCGGGCTTTTTGGCTGATAGTTGGGTGAACACTCACGATCAGAGGCACATTCCACACTCTCACTGCTTCGTTTTCTGCAAGGGCTTGAGTTATTAACTGGCTGTTGACAACCATTGACATCGAAGGTCTACCaagaaacaagaacaaaaagtcaaacatttttaaattacAAACATTTAAGCTTATTACGATCTTTCAAAAAGTAAgttaaaaacggctgtgtagcggACTAGTAAGTAGTTTTGTCATCTCCGTGCAATTCAAAATTCCTTTCTTCTGTGCGCATAAAGCTTGTATGGCATAAGCTTTAATGTATATTTTGAGCAGTTCTTGTACGCTTGGCGCTTTCTTTACTTCATACTGCTCCACACTATCTGATCAAAACACCGGCAAACATTGTCTGTTTGTGGCAATGTAACCAGGTACGGCTAGTAGCCATGTGACAACGTTATTCATGGCCTTGAGCATGCTCAACATATTTAGGCGGGAATTTTTTTAACGACTTTCCTAGGACATTTCAAAAAATATAGATTATACGTGTACAGAAATTGAAAAAGGATGCACTCTCAAGAATAGTCATTCGCATTTTTTTGTGTCTAGCACCTTAGAAATTGAACAATACAGAAACAGAAATCACTTGCCACGTGCGTCACCTTTGTCCATGTCGCGGTAAATCGTTTCCTCGTTTTCAGCTTTGGTATTATCGAGTTGATCGTTAAAAAATCAAACTCGAAAAAGTCTTCTCCGTCTACTTCGTTAGCTGTAAGGATTTAAAAAAGAGGCAACGATGAAAATTGCTGTAGTATTTTGCGTGGGTAGGCTAATTCAACTACGTTCAACTCGACGTATGTGGAGACTTACTTTTGAAAGCTTCTATTAGCTCAACAAGTTGTCCCTTAAAAACTGCAATACATTGTCTTGGGTGGATTCTTTTGTCAACACTGTAGACACCATTGCGAAAACGTAGATATGAACGGGAAGAAAATCCTGG
The sequence above is a segment of the Porites lutea chromosome 3, jaPorLute2.1, whole genome shotgun sequence genome. Coding sequences within it:
- the LOC140931985 gene encoding zinc finger protein 862-like, producing MDLDLVINEKKKRKKEKAQLKASPQGKERNDKTRKEKYEMKRECVFQAHWKEVYPWVEHDSINDVMLCKVCRAYPNICDKSSPLSKGAGGFGKYRVQSLQSRDISSDHGKCLNKWKVDKENADKPLATMMKTVSAKRDDETKSRMEKLFNTAHYVAKEGLAFKKFTGLCDLQEKNGLDMGNNYRNEIKCKEFVSSIAAIEQEKYAKEIRDAMFLCVLADGATDKSVTEQLTVFSANATGITDAITKGLEAVQVDESVLSEKLVGCNFDGANVMIGAKGGVSKKLEDKVSHPICIIPCVAHKLELAVLDAVKRCPYLPTFEDTAKEVYKFYYCSPKRRREVNEIANIIDEDAVYYSGLQKTRWLASRYRAITALEKHYVTTVMHLQHKTGSTGEDGARAKGILKQFLSEKLSNTCNSCWMS